From a region of the uncultured Desulfatiglans sp. genome:
- a CDS encoding hypothetical protein (Evidence 5 : Unknown function) translates to MSLGRGKHLLAARAGSVKEIKEEVLTRGGRYKKVRDNPQRSGTPESAPGRPFGRS, encoded by the coding sequence TTGTCTCTGGGCAGAGGCAAACACCTCCTGGCGGCCAGGGCGGGGAGCGTCAAAGAAATCAAGGAGGAGGTCTTGACCCGTGGGGGACGATACAAAAAGGTAAGGGACAATCCCCAGAGAAGCGGAACGCCAGAATCTGCACCGGGACGGCCGTTCGGACGGTCATGA